A region of Desulfovibrio desulfuricans DSM 642 DNA encodes the following proteins:
- a CDS encoding type I restriction-modification system subunit M, protein MTTMIDQNEVNKAVWSACDTFRGTISSEIYKDYVLTMLFLKYLSDVWQDKYDAYKKEFGDKKMVQAMLQTERFVLPMGADFYSLYAKRFEPGNGERIDKALHAIEEANITKLDRVFQDISFNSGKLGEETQKNDLLRLLLEDFNKPTLNLRPSRVGTLDIIGNAYEYLIKMFASDAGKKAGEYYTPAEVSQLIAELVDPQEGDEICDPACGSASLLMKCGYKVRDKAGARKYALFGQESIGSTWSLAKMNLFLHGEDNHKVEWGDTLRNPLLLDGNDKLKHFDVVVANPPFSLDKWGQDSAADDKFGRFRRGLPPRTKGDYAFILHMIEVMKPAVGRMAVVAPHGVLFRGAAEGKIRAKLIDENLLDAVIGLPEKLFFGTGIPAAILVFRKRKADDKVLFIDASRDYADGKNQNALRPQDIQKIVETFRARQSVEKYAYLATVEEIKANDYNLNIPRYVDTFEEEPEIDMHALLAERAGLKAELERLEGEMEKYLKELGYVQ, encoded by the coding sequence ATGACCACCATGATTGACCAGAATGAAGTGAACAAAGCGGTATGGAGCGCCTGCGACACGTTTCGCGGTACAATTTCCTCAGAGATATATAAAGACTATGTGCTGACCATGCTGTTCCTGAAATATTTGAGCGACGTGTGGCAGGACAAGTACGATGCCTACAAAAAAGAGTTCGGCGATAAAAAAATGGTTCAAGCCATGCTGCAAACGGAACGCTTTGTGCTGCCCATGGGAGCGGATTTCTATTCTCTCTACGCAAAACGCTTTGAGCCGGGCAACGGCGAACGCATCGACAAGGCCCTGCACGCCATTGAGGAAGCCAACATCACCAAACTGGACAGGGTGTTTCAGGACATCAGTTTCAACTCCGGCAAACTGGGGGAAGAAACACAAAAAAACGATCTCCTGCGCCTGTTGCTGGAAGATTTCAACAAACCCACCCTCAACTTACGCCCCAGCCGCGTGGGCACACTGGATATCATCGGCAATGCCTATGAATACCTGATCAAGATGTTCGCTTCCGACGCCGGGAAAAAGGCCGGGGAATACTACACCCCGGCGGAAGTCTCGCAACTTATTGCTGAACTGGTGGACCCGCAGGAAGGTGACGAAATTTGCGATCCGGCCTGCGGCTCCGCGTCGCTGCTGATGAAATGCGGCTACAAAGTGCGCGACAAGGCAGGGGCGCGCAAATATGCCTTGTTCGGACAGGAGAGCATAGGCTCCACCTGGTCGCTGGCGAAGATGAATCTTTTTTTGCACGGAGAAGACAACCACAAGGTGGAGTGGGGCGACACCCTGCGCAATCCCCTGTTGCTGGACGGCAACGACAAGCTCAAACACTTTGACGTGGTGGTGGCAAATCCCCCCTTCTCACTGGACAAGTGGGGCCAAGACAGCGCGGCAGACGACAAGTTCGGACGCTTTCGGCGTGGTTTGCCCCCGCGCACCAAGGGCGATTACGCCTTTATCCTGCACATGATTGAAGTTATGAAGCCCGCTGTGGGGCGCATGGCCGTGGTGGCTCCGCACGGTGTGCTCTTTCGCGGCGCGGCGGAAGGAAAAATTCGGGCCAAGCTTATTGACGAGAATCTTCTTGATGCAGTCATCGGGCTGCCGGAAAAGCTTTTCTTTGGCACGGGCATCCCGGCTGCCATTCTGGTGTTCCGCAAGCGTAAGGCTGACGACAAGGTGCTCTTTATCGACGCTTCCCGCGACTATGCGGACGGCAAAAATCAAAACGCCTTACGCCCACAGGACATACAAAAGATCGTGGAAACCTTTCGTGCACGGCAAAGTGTGGAAAAATACGCCTACCTTGCCACGGTGGAAGAGATCAAGGCCAACGACTACAACCTGAACATCCCCCGCTATGTGGATACCTTTGAAGAAGAGCCGGAAATAGACATGCACGCCCTGCTGGCGGAACGTGCGGGCCTGAAAGCGGAATTGGAAAGGCTGGAAGGGGAAATGGAAAAATACCTCAAGGAGCTGGGTTATGTTCAATAG
- a CDS encoding restriction endonuclease subunit S translates to MKKTLFLRDVAEISAGYPFRVGLSDDPGGKIRVVQMRDVSPAMGVNWASTVRVQHEANMESYFLRHDDILFVMRGGNYYGTLLANPPDLSLAALHFFRVRVTQPRMILPAFLAWQLGQHQAQRYYNNVEAGSAQKSMRRADFADMPITVLPLNRQKTLLDAVESIQKNIAVLQSGIANCHNLLSAIAGKELAALYKESV, encoded by the coding sequence ATGAAAAAAACACTTTTTTTGCGGGATGTTGCCGAAATTAGTGCCGGTTATCCCTTCCGCGTTGGCCTAAGCGACGACCCCGGTGGCAAAATCCGGGTTGTTCAGATGAGGGACGTGAGCCCCGCCATGGGAGTTAACTGGGCATCAACCGTCCGGGTTCAGCATGAAGCCAACATGGAGAGCTATTTTCTCCGGCATGACGATATCCTATTTGTCATGCGCGGCGGCAATTATTACGGAACATTGCTCGCCAATCCTCCGGATTTGTCACTGGCAGCGCTACATTTCTTTCGTGTACGTGTGACGCAACCCCGGATGATCCTGCCAGCCTTTCTCGCGTGGCAGCTAGGGCAACATCAGGCACAGCGCTATTACAACAATGTGGAAGCCGGGAGCGCACAAAAAAGCATGCGTCGTGCCGACTTTGCCGATATGCCCATCACTGTGCTGCCGCTAAATCGTCAGAAGACGCTTCTAGACGCCGTGGAGAGCATCCAAAAAAATATTGCGGTGCTGCAATCCGGCATTGCCAATTGTCACAACCTGTTGTCCGCCATTGCCGGTAAGGAACTTGCCGCGTTGTATAAGGAGTCTGTATGA
- a CDS encoding DUF4917 family protein — protein MDILSFEDSLAIAGEKRHLMLGNGFSVAIRPDIFRYGSLFEKADFSHFPEVRQTFDAIGSEDFEEAVEALERAALVLAAFTEDAPPISKRMRECAAKIKDVLVQTIAGQHPEGPGDITDQQYEACINFLRNFRAAPSDGRIFTLNYDILLYWALMHGKTKKMISFDDGFRTDRNNADAGYVVWDDSAHKQNVYYLHGALHLFDGGHELQKYTWNRTDIALVAQTREAIAKNLFPLFVAEGSSQKKLDKIYHHGYLSKGLRSLSSIQNSLFLYGVSLSPNDEHLINIVVKNINIRKLFVSLFGSPKSSGNQQTIAAALAASARRDARHPLEVHFYDSETAKVWG, from the coding sequence ATGGATATTCTTTCTTTTGAAGATTCTCTTGCAATTGCGGGGGAAAAGCGCCATCTCATGCTCGGAAATGGTTTCAGTGTGGCAATTCGGCCCGACATCTTTCGCTATGGGTCATTATTTGAAAAAGCTGATTTTTCACACTTTCCTGAGGTCAGACAAACCTTCGATGCCATCGGCTCCGAAGATTTTGAAGAAGCTGTGGAAGCTCTCGAACGAGCGGCGTTGGTGCTTGCCGCATTCACAGAGGATGCCCCGCCCATCAGCAAACGGATGCGCGAATGCGCCGCAAAAATTAAAGACGTGCTGGTGCAAACCATCGCAGGGCAACACCCCGAAGGCCCTGGCGATATTACAGATCAGCAATATGAAGCCTGTATCAATTTTCTGCGCAACTTTCGAGCCGCCCCAAGTGATGGCAGAATTTTTACCCTGAATTACGACATCCTCCTGTACTGGGCACTCATGCACGGAAAAACCAAAAAAATGATCAGCTTTGATGACGGATTCAGAACAGATCGCAACAATGCTGATGCGGGATATGTCGTGTGGGATGACTCGGCACATAAGCAAAATGTTTACTATCTTCACGGAGCGCTTCACTTGTTTGACGGCGGGCATGAATTGCAAAAATATACATGGAATAGAACGGACATTGCACTTGTTGCACAAACAAGGGAAGCCATCGCAAAGAATTTGTTTCCCCTTTTTGTTGCGGAAGGGTCTTCACAGAAAAAATTGGATAAAATTTATCACCACGGCTATTTGAGCAAGGGATTGCGCAGCCTCAGCAGTATCCAGAATTCTCTTTTCCTTTATGGCGTCTCGCTTTCCCCAAATGACGAGCATCTCATTAACATCGTTGTGAAAAATATAAATATACGCAAGCTGTTCGTCAGTTTGTTCGGCTCGCCGAAAAGTTCCGGCAACCAACAAACCATCGCTGCAGCCCTGGCAGCTAGCGCACGCAGGGATGCCAGGCACCCTCTGGAAGTACATTTTTATGATAGCGAAACCGCCAAAGTTTGGGGATGA
- a CDS encoding DUF2188 domain-containing protein, with product MARDTHRVLPTGDGDWKVQRDGNSKPSHVTSTQQEAIQIARQISGNQGTELQIHGRDGRIRQSDSHGNDPFPPKG from the coding sequence ATGGCAAGAGACACTCACCGAGTTCTCCCCACAGGCGACGGAGACTGGAAGGTTCAGCGCGATGGCAACTCCAAGCCTTCGCACGTCACTTCAACCCAGCAGGAGGCTATTCAAATAGCCCGCCAGATCAGTGGCAACCAAGGGACGGAACTGCAAATTCATGGCAGAGACGGTCGAATCAGGCAGTCGGATAGCCACGGAAACGACCCGTTCCCTCCCAAAGGTTAG
- a CDS encoding ERF family protein: protein MVTYQTENITDLAKALLNVQRTVQPATKDAENPFTKSWYASLNSVMDACRDALIENGIWLCQYPVPVEQPNSLGLVTKLTHAESGQWQSSLAVVPLPKADPQGMGSAITYARRYALTAMLGMVTEDDDGEGAKNGKKSLTRPKLPVIAPESQKARQRDQSTANNISSPLSHPPANLENLPPLEGVTYQQVTAQDGRPCIIATGNTQAKKELLTGSGFRWNPQRKLWWKYVDAA, encoded by the coding sequence ATGGTTACATATCAAACTGAAAATATCACCGATTTGGCTAAGGCCCTGCTTAACGTGCAACGAACCGTTCAACCTGCTACAAAAGACGCTGAAAATCCCTTCACCAAAAGCTGGTACGCCAGCCTCAACAGCGTCATGGACGCCTGCCGTGATGCTCTCATTGAAAATGGCATCTGGCTGTGCCAGTACCCTGTGCCTGTGGAGCAGCCCAACTCATTGGGGCTGGTTACCAAGCTGACGCATGCAGAGTCTGGCCAGTGGCAAAGCTCTCTTGCCGTGGTTCCTTTACCCAAGGCCGATCCGCAGGGCATGGGATCGGCAATTACCTATGCCCGCCGCTATGCTCTAACCGCCATGTTGGGCATGGTAACTGAAGATGACGATGGTGAAGGGGCTAAAAATGGCAAAAAATCGCTGACACGGCCAAAATTGCCCGTAATTGCCCCTGAATCACAAAAAGCGCGACAACGCGACCAATCTACCGCAAACAACATTTCAAGCCCCTTAAGTCACCCGCCAGCAAACCTTGAAAATCTTCCGCCGTTAGAAGGCGTCACCTACCAGCAAGTTACTGCCCAGGACGGACGTCCTTGCATCATTGCTACCGGAAACACGCAAGCAAAAAAGGAACTGCTGACCGGTTCGGGCTTCCGCTGGAACCCGCAGAGGAAATTGTGGTGGAAGTATGTTGATGCCGCATAA
- a CDS encoding type II toxin-antitoxin system RelE/ParE family toxin, with translation MQNRPVRWLALAIEDLEGIAAYLAEKDSDAGKQIAQCVWNAGQSLASLPSRGRAGRVAGTRELVLTEFSYFIAYRVVKSEVQILRVLHTARRYPQ, from the coding sequence ATGCAAAATAGGCCTGTGCGGTGGCTCGCTCTAGCCATTGAGGATTTGGAAGGCATAGCGGCGTATTTAGCTGAAAAGGACTCAGATGCAGGGAAACAAATAGCCCAATGCGTATGGAATGCTGGGCAAAGCCTTGCCTCCCTGCCTTCACGAGGAAGGGCTGGCAGGGTCGCAGGGACTCGTGAGCTTGTTCTGACAGAATTTTCGTATTTTATTGCATACCGCGTCGTGAAATCGGAAGTACAGATACTTCGTGTTCTTCATACCGCCCGCCGTTATCCGCAATAA
- a CDS encoding CopG family ribbon-helix-helix protein gives MSTVTARLDADTQAQLEKLAASTSRSRSWLVAEAVRQYVAEQSWQIEAIQEGVRQADEGKFASDQEVTDAFARWGVHAK, from the coding sequence ATGTCTACGGTAACAGCGCGATTGGATGCGGATACGCAGGCGCAGCTTGAAAAGCTTGCCGCTTCTACCTCACGTTCTCGTTCATGGTTGGTGGCAGAGGCGGTAAGGCAATATGTGGCCGAACAGTCTTGGCAGATAGAGGCCATTCAGGAAGGCGTTCGTCAGGCAGATGAGGGGAAGTTTGCTTCTGACCAAGAGGTAACGGACGCCTTTGCTCGTTGGGGCGTTCATGCAAAATAG
- a CDS encoding AAA family ATPase, whose amino-acid sequence MHTNLTSGLDSLQPTDLDAGQVFSGKPSGTTVRGYAVPSTYTPAIDHNYLFHESSRDVVVWFLNPQEPLYVFGPTGCGKTTCIKQLAARLNYPVFEVTGHGRLEFADLVGHLAVKDSNMIFEYGPLALAMRYGALLLINEIDLTSPEIAAGLNSVLDGSPLCIAENSGELIGPHPMFRLVATANTNGGGDDTGLYQGTQRQNLAWLDRFTICEVGYPSADVEKSLLTRRFPSLPESLCATMVDYANEVRKLFMGESSTSNLTNTIEVTFSTRSLLRWGDLTVRFQPLAHQGIQPVTYALDRALGFRASRETRAMLHELAQRMFPQLVETEGLNATSSDKSM is encoded by the coding sequence ATGCACACCAATCTTACTTCTGGCCTTGACTCTCTTCAACCCACCGACCTTGATGCAGGCCAAGTCTTCAGCGGCAAACCTTCTGGCACCACGGTCAGGGGCTACGCCGTCCCTTCGACCTACACCCCGGCCATTGACCACAACTATCTTTTCCATGAGTCCAGCCGTGACGTTGTGGTCTGGTTTCTCAACCCACAGGAACCGCTGTACGTCTTCGGCCCCACAGGCTGCGGTAAAACGACATGCATCAAGCAACTTGCAGCCAGGCTTAACTATCCCGTTTTTGAGGTCACCGGACACGGACGGCTGGAATTTGCCGATCTGGTTGGTCACCTAGCGGTCAAGGACAGCAACATGATCTTTGAGTACGGCCCGCTTGCGCTTGCCATGCGCTACGGCGCACTTCTTCTGATCAATGAAATCGATCTGACCTCACCAGAAATCGCCGCAGGCTTGAACAGCGTGTTGGACGGCTCCCCCCTGTGCATAGCGGAAAACAGCGGGGAATTGATTGGGCCGCACCCCATGTTCCGTCTGGTTGCCACGGCCAATACCAATGGCGGTGGCGATGACACCGGCCTCTACCAGGGCACCCAGCGGCAGAACCTTGCATGGCTGGACCGCTTTACTATCTGCGAAGTGGGCTACCCTTCTGCCGATGTGGAAAAGAGTCTGCTTACCCGGCGTTTCCCATCGCTGCCCGAATCGTTGTGCGCCACCATGGTGGACTACGCTAATGAGGTTCGCAAACTGTTCATGGGCGAGTCCTCTACGAGCAATCTAACCAATACCATTGAAGTAACATTCTCCACTCGCAGCTTGCTTCGCTGGGGTGATCTGACCGTTCGCTTTCAGCCGCTGGCCCATCAGGGCATACAGCCAGTCACCTATGCCCTTGACCGGGCGCTGGGATTCCGAGCCAGCCGTGAAACTCGCGCCATGTTGCATGAATTGGCTCAACGCATGTTCCCGCAACTAGTGGAAACTGAAGGTCTCAACGCTACATCTTCCGATAAATCAATGTAG
- a CDS encoding DUF3150 domain-containing protein → MTQLVSDIHILDNLLALNLNVSLWSARRKMSQEDLGGAELPPEDLASLGSKRIADPENLKVFGTLKARAFNYLDRHGVRFMSGWAIPEEKAGEIVQELLNIRTVFQKEKEAFLAGYDQNVQAWIEKHHQWGEIIRNSIVGPDYVRARMDFRWQLYKVAPLEQHADNTAVLEAGLAEEVHGLGGTLFDEVTKSAGDIWRRVYHGRTEVTHKALSPLRTLHAKLTGLSFVEPHVAPVADIVQAALLRMPKKGNITGTDLLLLQGLVCLLKDSTALVGHAQKVIEGYGPAFVLEALLAGPDVIHEPGGPGGQMDGTVDVDMDDDPILSDITKADSPLSHPAIPSLGLW, encoded by the coding sequence ATGACACAACTTGTTTCTGACATCCACATTTTGGACAATCTATTGGCCCTCAACCTTAACGTCAGTTTATGGTCAGCCCGACGCAAAATGAGTCAGGAAGACTTGGGCGGCGCAGAGCTGCCCCCTGAAGATTTGGCTTCATTGGGCTCAAAGCGCATTGCCGACCCGGAAAACCTCAAAGTTTTCGGCACACTCAAGGCTCGCGCCTTCAACTACCTTGACCGTCATGGGGTACGGTTCATGTCTGGCTGGGCCATACCTGAAGAAAAGGCCGGCGAAATCGTACAGGAACTGCTCAACATCCGCACCGTATTCCAGAAAGAAAAGGAAGCGTTCCTGGCTGGCTACGACCAAAATGTGCAGGCATGGATTGAGAAGCACCATCAGTGGGGCGAAATCATCCGCAACTCCATCGTGGGGCCTGACTATGTACGCGCCCGCATGGATTTTCGCTGGCAACTGTATAAGGTAGCTCCCCTGGAACAGCATGCGGACAATACAGCAGTGCTTGAAGCCGGTCTTGCTGAAGAGGTTCACGGTCTTGGTGGTACCCTGTTTGATGAGGTGACCAAGTCGGCTGGCGATATATGGCGCAGGGTTTACCACGGCAGGACGGAAGTGACCCACAAGGCTCTTTCGCCACTGCGAACTCTGCATGCCAAGCTCACGGGGTTGTCATTTGTAGAGCCGCATGTGGCCCCGGTAGCTGACATCGTGCAGGCTGCTCTGCTGCGCATGCCCAAGAAGGGCAACATCACCGGCACAGACCTACTGCTTTTGCAGGGGCTGGTCTGCCTACTCAAGGACAGTACGGCTCTTGTAGGCCACGCCCAAAAAGTTATTGAAGGCTACGGCCCAGCATTTGTGCTGGAGGCTCTATTGGCTGGTCCGGACGTTATCCACGAGCCGGGCGGTCCTGGTGGACAGATGGATGGCACAGTGGATGTGGATATGGACGATGATCCCATTCTATCAGACATCACCAAGGCGGACAGCCCGTTGTCGCATCCTGCCATCCCCAGCCTGGGCCTGTGGTGA
- a CDS encoding cobaltochelatase CobT-related protein: MIRTKDVLNCLPLVASILGDRYGVQVRIGGKEACTSGKVIFLPSLPMDCEPELLALAKGFTDHEAAHLRHTDFSVLKAANLDPVTFHLFNCLEDWRVEKMLSGIFPGCRKNLNWLIRRFFVERAQPRAGDDSPALAVLDYVLLTVRAWDVDEVTPARRNAASIIDLHFPGLKEALDAILVKVYIHCPDTKAAVEYARQIALCIRQWEPSQQRRKPHENTTQNKRIHGESLRKGNTNHKDSEHWATKKPNDSTTHIKRQGHPAHSPEAVAPLQALSALPLKALFHAETQDLPQNIGEIMASELTNCSTESTGDALTVAVEGTRQAAPLSAELKQQALQASIALRTRLQGFLQAQTQKRCSIGHRGKLHTSSLYRLQVGNTRVFQKESEHQGLNTAVHILLDVSGSMAGAPINLANRACFAVAKALGHIRGVNPAVTAFPATAGTNSVFPIMRHGQAVPDLFDIRASGGTPLAAALWWVLQTMLPLKEQRRMILVITDGMPDNPLAANNAIGVAQKLGIEVYGIGIRNEHITFLLPHTSKVVNDLPDLVPAMFTILQAALLKGDKNG, encoded by the coding sequence ATGATACGCACAAAAGACGTTCTCAACTGCCTGCCCCTGGTGGCGTCCATCCTAGGTGACCGCTATGGGGTGCAGGTTCGTATCGGCGGCAAGGAGGCCTGCACCAGTGGTAAGGTCATTTTCTTGCCCTCATTACCTATGGATTGTGAGCCGGAATTGCTGGCACTCGCCAAGGGATTTACAGACCATGAGGCGGCTCATCTACGGCACACAGATTTTAGCGTGCTGAAAGCTGCAAATCTTGATCCTGTGACCTTCCATTTATTCAATTGTCTTGAGGACTGGCGCGTTGAAAAGATGCTGTCGGGTATTTTCCCTGGCTGCCGGAAAAACTTGAACTGGTTGATACGACGATTCTTTGTAGAGCGAGCACAGCCAAGGGCCGGGGATGATTCCCCGGCCCTTGCGGTTTTAGACTATGTGCTGCTGACGGTGCGAGCTTGGGATGTGGACGAAGTGACCCCAGCACGCCGAAACGCGGCGAGTATCATAGATTTGCACTTTCCCGGCCTGAAAGAAGCCCTCGATGCCATATTGGTCAAGGTCTATATCCATTGCCCGGATACAAAGGCTGCGGTTGAATACGCAAGGCAGATTGCCCTGTGCATCCGGCAGTGGGAACCATCACAACAACGACGCAAGCCCCACGAAAACACCACGCAAAACAAACGAATCCACGGCGAATCACTGCGCAAAGGCAACACAAACCATAAAGACTCTGAGCATTGGGCTACAAAAAAGCCCAACGATTCTACCACGCATATTAAGCGACAGGGGCATCCCGCCCACTCGCCTGAAGCAGTAGCTCCACTGCAGGCCTTAAGCGCTTTACCGCTCAAAGCCCTTTTCCATGCGGAGACGCAGGATCTGCCTCAAAACATCGGGGAAATAATGGCGAGTGAGCTTACCAATTGCAGCACAGAATCCACCGGCGACGCTCTGACCGTTGCAGTGGAAGGCACCCGGCAAGCAGCACCGTTGTCAGCTGAACTGAAGCAGCAAGCTCTTCAAGCCAGCATCGCCCTACGCACTCGCCTTCAGGGCTTTCTGCAGGCGCAGACCCAGAAGCGATGCAGCATTGGGCACAGGGGCAAACTCCATACCAGTTCTCTGTACCGCCTGCAGGTTGGCAATACTCGTGTTTTCCAAAAAGAATCTGAGCACCAAGGCCTTAATACAGCTGTCCACATCCTGCTGGACGTAAGCGGCAGCATGGCCGGTGCACCGATTAATCTCGCCAATCGGGCCTGCTTTGCCGTGGCAAAGGCGCTGGGGCACATTCGTGGCGTGAATCCGGCAGTGACTGCCTTCCCTGCTACCGCAGGCACGAACTCTGTATTCCCCATCATGCGGCACGGGCAGGCAGTGCCAGACTTGTTTGATATTCGGGCTTCTGGCGGGACACCGTTGGCTGCGGCTTTATGGTGGGTGCTGCAAACCATGCTGCCCCTCAAAGAGCAGCGTAGGATGATTCTGGTTATTACTGACGGCATGCCGGACAACCCACTAGCTGCAAACAACGCCATAGGGGTGGCGCAAAAACTTGGCATTGAAGTTTATGGTATTGGCATCAGGAATGAGCACATAACCTTCCTTCTGCCGCACACCAGCAAGGTGGTCAACGACTTGCCCGATCTGGTGCCTGCCATGTTTACCATACTGCAGGCTGCATTACTGAAAGGAGACAAGAATGGCTGA
- a CDS encoding sulfurtransferase, which yields MHKICSQITVGGATFGGYPRSGSLIETDWLEANIDNPTLRIFDCSAYFHAEPGTGITNWQNGHIPGSAYVDLLEELSDPDSDLPLMMPTPERFSQVMGGLGLGRGTTAVLYDDTSNICAARLWWMLHAYGFNDAVVLNGGWRKWSMEHRRVTREQPVWCKAEFPLQPAPTVFVDKQAVLKNLQTNRALLIDALAPEIFDGSLQRYVRPGHIPGSFNVPAKALVDLKTMAFLPAVALRKIFSEAGLSVLRPTISYCGGGLAACSVAFALHLLGADNITVYDASLFEWAADPTLPLETGKVER from the coding sequence ATGCACAAAATATGCTCGCAAATAACGGTTGGCGGCGCAACTTTCGGTGGTTATCCCAGATCAGGCAGCCTTATCGAAACAGACTGGCTTGAGGCGAACATTGATAATCCGACGTTAAGAATTTTCGATTGTAGCGCGTACTTTCACGCAGAACCGGGAACAGGAATAACCAACTGGCAGAACGGGCATATTCCTGGAAGCGCCTACGTGGATTTGCTGGAGGAGCTCTCAGATCCGGATAGTGACCTGCCCTTGATGATGCCAACGCCAGAACGGTTTTCTCAGGTGATGGGGGGATTGGGATTGGGGCGTGGAACAACGGCCGTTCTTTACGATGACACGAGCAACATTTGTGCTGCCAGACTGTGGTGGATGCTCCATGCCTACGGCTTTAACGACGCCGTGGTCCTTAACGGTGGTTGGCGGAAGTGGAGCATGGAACACCGCCGGGTCACACGGGAGCAGCCCGTTTGGTGCAAGGCCGAATTCCCCCTGCAACCGGCTCCTACAGTTTTTGTTGACAAACAGGCGGTACTGAAAAACTTGCAAACCAACCGGGCCCTGCTTATCGACGCGTTGGCCCCGGAGATATTTGACGGATCGTTGCAACGGTATGTGAGACCAGGGCATATTCCTGGCAGCTTCAATGTTCCTGCAAAAGCGTTGGTGGATTTAAAGACCATGGCTTTCCTGCCCGCAGTGGCCCTCAGGAAAATATTCTCGGAGGCGGGGTTGAGTGTGTTAAGGCCCACTATTTCATATTGTGGAGGTGGATTGGCCGCCTGTAGTGTTGCTTTTGCCTTACACCTGCTAGGTGCTGATAACATAACTGTTTACGACGCGTCGCTGTTCGAATGGGCTGCAGACCCGACGTTGCCTCTTGAGACAGGGAAAGTTGAGAGGTAA
- a CDS encoding LysR family transcriptional regulator yields the protein MELRDLRTFVTLASLLNFNQTGKVLNAAQSTVSMRIKTLEDELDVRLFERLGRKVVLTESGLKLLQYARKMLEIEGEARASVSDNAASGNVTIKVPESLECHRMPGVLLAFRRKIPTGRVRILPCITGNVAEDLRRGVTDLAFVFAYEPSARDINAAFLGTDELVAVAAPEHPLAGMKMVEPADILKHSLLLAASDCSYRRTFEIFLSETANLPQPSVECDCVAAAISMVRAGLGLTILPKMAVRDHIAAGALRQLPLIGGPFETGVFMLWHKDKWLSPCLRDFMAVCREHLMRE from the coding sequence ATGGAACTGCGCGACCTGCGAACATTCGTCACTCTAGCGTCACTGCTCAATTTTAACCAAACGGGGAAGGTCCTGAATGCAGCGCAATCCACCGTATCTATGCGTATTAAGACGCTTGAAGACGAGCTTGATGTTCGCCTGTTCGAGCGGTTGGGCCGCAAGGTTGTTTTGACGGAATCTGGACTCAAGCTGTTACAGTATGCCAGAAAAATGCTCGAAATAGAGGGGGAAGCCAGGGCTTCTGTCAGTGACAATGCCGCATCCGGTAACGTGACCATAAAGGTTCCGGAATCTCTGGAATGTCACCGGATGCCCGGCGTTCTGCTTGCGTTTCGGCGCAAGATCCCAACAGGCAGAGTTCGCATTCTTCCTTGTATCACGGGTAACGTGGCCGAAGATTTGCGCCGGGGGGTGACGGATTTGGCCTTTGTGTTTGCCTACGAGCCGTCAGCACGGGATATTAATGCGGCATTTTTGGGCACGGATGAGCTTGTGGCCGTGGCTGCACCGGAGCATCCGTTGGCTGGCATGAAGATGGTGGAACCGGCAGACATCCTGAAGCATAGCCTCCTGCTGGCGGCTTCAGATTGTAGCTATCGCCGAACGTTTGAAATCTTTTTGTCGGAAACAGCCAACCTGCCCCAACCCTCAGTGGAATGTGACTGCGTTGCCGCCGCGATCAGCATGGTTCGCGCTGGTCTTGGCTTGACCATACTTCCCAAAATGGCTGTGCGTGACCACATTGCAGCTGGTGCGTTGCGGCAGTTGCCGTTGATTGGCGGGCCTTTTGAAACTGGCGTATTCATGCTGTGGCACAAAGATAAATGGCTTTCCCCGTGCTTGCGGGATTTTATGGCCGTGTGCCGCGAGCACTTGATGCGGGAGTAG